The genomic region atgaaggagagaaacatggaggagagaaacatgaaggagagaaacatggaggagagaaacatggaggagagaaacatggaggagagaaaatgaaggagagaaacatggaggagagaaacatgaagtagagaaacacggagagaaacatggaggagagagagaaacatgaaggagagaaacatggaggagagaaacatgaaatagagaaacatggaggagataaacatggaggagagaaacatggaggagagaaacatggaggagagaaatatgaaggagagaaacatggaggacagaaacatgaaggatagaaacatggaggagagaaacatggaggagataaacatgaaacttgaaggagagaaacatggaggagagaaatatggaggagagaaatatgaaggagagaaacatgaaggacagaaacatgaaacatgaaggagagaaacatggaggagagaaacatgaaggagagaaacatgaaggaaagaaacatggaggagagaaacatgaaacatgaaggagagaaaaaagaaggagagaaacatgaaggagggaaacatggaggagagaaacatgaaacatgaaggagagaaacatggaggagagcaacatgaaggagagaaacatgaaacatggaggagagaaacatggaggagagaaacatgaaacatgaaggagagaaacatggaggagagaaacatgaaggagagaaacatggaggagagaaacatggaggagagaaacatggaggagagaaaatgaaggagagaaacatggaggagagaaacatgaagtagagaaacacggagagaaacatggaggagagagagaaacatgaaggagagaaacatggaggagagaaacatgaaatagagaaacatggaggagagaatcatgaagtagagaaacatggatagaaacatggaggagagagagaaacatgaaggagagaaacatggaggaaagaaacatgaaggagagaaacatggaggagagaaacatgaaacatgaaggagagaaacatggaggagagcaacatgaaggagagaaacatggaggagagaaacatggaggagataaacatggaggagagaaacatgaaggagagaaacatggaggagataaacattaagtagagaaacatggaggagagaaacatggaggagagaaatatgaaggagagaaacatggaggacagaaacatgaaggatagaaacatggaggagagaaacatggaggaagaTAAACATGAAacttgaaggagagaaacatggaggagagaaatatggaggagagaaatatgaaggagagaaacatgaaggacagaaacatgaaacatgaaggagagaaacatggaggagagaaacatgaaggagagaaacatgaaggaaagaaacatggaggagagaaaaaggagagaaacatgaaggagggaaacatggaggagagaaacatgaaacatgaaggagagaaaaaagaaggagagaaacatgaaggagggaaacatggaggagagaaacatgaaacatgaaggagagaaacatggaggagagaaacatgaaacatgaaggagagaaacatggaggagagaaacatgaaggagagaaacatggaggagagaaacatggaggagagaaacatgaaacatggaggagagaaacatggaggagagaaacatggaggagagaaacatgaaacatgaaggagagaaacatggaggagagaaacatgaaggagagaaacatggaggagagaaacatggaggagagaaacatggaggagagaaaatgaaggagagaaacatggaggagagaaacatgaagtagagaaacacggagagaaacatggaggagagagagaaacatgaaggagagaaacatggaggagagaaacatgaaatagagaaacatggaggagagaaacatgaagtagagaaacatggatagaaacatggaggagagagagaaacatgaaggagagaaacatggaggaaagaaacatgaaggagagaaacatggaggagagaaacatgaaacatgaaggagagaaacatggaggagagcaacatgaaggagagaaacatggaggagagaaacatggaggagataaacatggaggagagaaacatgagggagagaaacatggaggagaaacatgagggagagaaacatggaggagagaaagatgagggagagaaacatggaggcgCTTCCTCACTGAATAAACTAAACCACTGGAGCTAGGCTGATATATAGCAGACAGTccccacacacaataacacagagTCAGACAATACATTTAATGTGTGAATGATCTATCTATTTTAAAATAAGGTTaaaggtgtgtgagagagagagaaaagcggTGGCATGAGTGTTCATGCTCTCAATGATTTCATTATGACATCATCTTTCTAGAATCcctattttgttttgttgttgttttcctaACGACAGGCTGGTAACGAGGCCATGAAATTGACCTGAAAGATTCCTTCCTTTATTTTCACCGTAGCGTTTTGTTTTCTGGTTGTCGTTAGCAACGGTCCAGGGACGCTAGCGCTAACATGCTGTGAATCTCAACCAAGACCTCATGAAAAAAacgagtgagagaaaaaagtttatttttattttttatttttttaatccttTGACGTGGATGAATGAATGCTGGCTAAATTAACAAAGTGTCTGGTTGGCTCTTACACGCACTATTTCTAGGCCtttttcctgtctgtctcctctcttcctctgtcaccctgtctgtctctctctccctctgtcaccctgtctgtctctctctccctctgtcaccctgtctgtctctctctccctctgtcaccctgtctgtctctctctttctctgtcaccctgtctgtctctctctccctctgtcaccctgtctgtctctctctccctctgtcaccctgtctgcctcctctcttcctctgtcaccctgtctgtctctctctccctctgtcaccctgtctgcctcctctcttcctctgtcaccctgtctgtctctctctccctctgtcaccctgtctgcctcctctcttcctctgtcaccctgtctgtctctctctttctctgtcaccctgtctgcctcctctcttcccctgtctgtctctctccctctgtcaccctgtctgcctcctctcttcctctgtcaccctgtctgcctcctctcttcctctgtcaccctgtctgtctcctctcttcccctgtctgtctctctccctctgtcaccctgtctgcctcctctcttcctctgtcaccctgtctgtctctctctccctctgtcaccctgtctgtctcctctcttcctctgtcaccctgtctgcctcctctcttcctctgtcaccctgtctgtctcctctcttcccctgtctgtctctctccctctgtcaccctgtctgtctctctcttcctctgtcaccctgtctgtctctctctccctctgtcaccctgtctgtctcctctcttcctctgtcaccctgtctgcctcctctcttcctctgtcaccctgtctgcctcctctcttcctctgtcaccctgtctgtctcctctcttcccctgtctgtctctctccctctgtcaccctgtctgcctcctctcttcctctgtcaccctgtctgtctcctctctttctctgtcaccctgtctgtctctctctccctctgtcaccctgtctgcctcctctcttcctctgtcaccctgtctgtctctctcttcctctgtcaccctgtctgtctcctctcttcctctgtcaccctgtctgcctcctctcttcctctgtcaccctgtctgtctcctctcttcccctgtctgtctcctctcttcctctgtcaccctgtctgcctcctctcttcctctgtctgcctcctctcttcccctgtctgtctcctctcttcccctgtctgcctcctctcttcccctgtctgtctcctctcttcccctgtctgcctcctctcttcccctgtctgtctctctcttcctctgtcaccCTGTCTGCCTCCTCTattcccctgtccctctcctctcttcccctgtctgtctcctctcttcctcccttttcTCCACCTTCTCACACAAACACTTTCTCTAACTTGATTTCACTCCTTTTTTTTTATTGTCTCACCATCGCTTTCTCTCTCAAACTTCCCCCATCTACCCTATTTCCCACTAGCTCCCCCTCCTTTACCTCTGGATGTTATTTTTTTTAGATACACCTCCACCCCTGATCTTTATAAATCTCTGGTCTGTCCATCACTTTGCCCTCCTCTCTTTCAACctatacacacactcaccacaccacTCCACCCCacactcaccacaccacaccaccccacactcaccacaccacaccaccccacactcaccacaccacaacaccccacactcaccacaccaccccacactcaccacaccaccccacaccacacTCACCACCCCACACTCATCACACCACACACCACCCCACATCACAccacctcacacacaccacaccatccCACACTCACCACACCACTcaccacaccaccccacactCACCACCCCacactcaccacaccacaccaccccacactcaccacaccaccccacactcaccacaccaccccacactcaccacaccaccccacaccacacTCACCACCCCACACTCATCACACCACACACCACCCCACATCACAccacctcacacacaccacaccataacacactcaccacaccactcaccacaccaccccacactCACCACCCCacactcaccacaccacaccaccccacactcaccacaccaccccacactCACCACCCCAcactcaccacaccacacaccaccccacacacaccacaccacacacaaccccacaccacacactcaccaccccacaccaccccACACTCACCACACCCCacactcaccacaccacacctcaccacaccacacttACCACCCCACACTcaccacaccaccccacactCACCACCCCACACTcaccacaccaccccacactCACCACCCCACACTCACCACTCCACCCCACACCTCACCACCCCacactcaccacaccacaccaccccacactcaccacaccacaccacaccacaccaccccacacctcaccacaccacacttACCACCCCACACTcaccacaccaccccacactCACCACACCACACTCACCACCCCACACTcaccacaccaccccacactcaccaccccatactcaccaccacaccaccccacacctCACCACCCCACACTCACCACCCCacactcaccacaccacaccacacactcaccacaccacaccccacACTCACCACACCACACTCACCACCCCACATACCACCCCACActcacctcaccacaccacacactcaccacaccacACAGTTTAACCTGTAGTTTTGAAATGAGGGAGCAGACATGAAAACTTCTGTCTTACTCATTAAACTCTAGTTCAACTTGTTACAAAACCCACTCTGGTCCAATCCGAAGGTCACGTCtgtcaaagaaagaaagaaaaatattATCTGACTATTCTATGGGGATagtacacgcacgcacgcacgcacgcacgcacgcacgcacacacacacacacgcacacgcacacgcacacacacacacacacacacacacacacacacacacacacacacacagctgttctTCTGACCAATAAAGGGTTGTTTCTCAATTCAGCAGCCAACTACTTTTCAATCTGTGACATTGTAGTTGAAATGAATTGCCTTAGATGGAAAACACTAACTGTAGTTATTTTTCTCAGATTTTTATTAATATAATTTTGTATCATATTTACAACACAGCACAGCTGtttttgacaaacaaacaaaaaaacacacgCTTGCATTACATGCCAGGAGATTAGTTTCATGTTTAGTAAATGCAGATCGGTACAACAagggtgccctattccctataaagtgcactactttagaccaggactcatagggctctagtcaaaagtagtgcactataaagggaacatggtgccatttgggacgcaaacaaaCATCACATGTTGTGTGCATTGAGGTCCCAATTCTGCAAGTTCCTATTTCATAAATTCTCTATCCCAAACAGTTGAGTCTCCATAGTTTAAGACATGATGGGAAAaatcacagttttttttttttttgctctaaAATGTCTGTTTGAAGGCTACAGATTATGATGAGCGATTAGCATCGTATCAGTTTACAAAAGCAGAAACATGTTATAGTCTTTCCAGTAATTGCATAGTCAACATGCACACAGCCATACACACGTCTCCCACTGACACGCAGAAAACTACATTTGCTGCAAGCCACGTAAGTATCTCCCACTTCTGAGTGtgcttcccaaatgacaccctattccctatatagtgcactacttttgacaagggtttataggggctctggtcaaaagtagtgcactatatagggagcagggtaccatttgggacacagcctgagTCTCTGTATGCTTAACCACACGGAGGTTTTTGTTGGCTAACTTTCTTTGTTTGACCAAAAtttccacagacacacacacacacacacacacacacacatcccatgtCCTCTTGGTTAGCTTTGCCTGCCACCATGGTCTGTGTCTTCCCTGAACAACATGTCCCAAGATGCAACAGGAGAAGATCGAGATCAAGCCATCACTTTTTCAATCTCCTGGGTCGTGTTCAAAAAATGGAGTTTCTTATGGGACAAGTCCAGGTTGTCCTcactgtttcagtccgttttctttcATTTGgcgcctaatgaatacaaccctccAGTCCTGTTAAGGGGCTTAAATGTCTCCAAGATTGTCATAGATGATATCAGGGGATCGCAGGCCGGTATGGGGGTACCAGGGAATGGGAGGGGGCTTGTGCCTCGACACCTTACTGTACAGCTGTGTGtgcctcccttcccctcctccttccccaccTACACCCCCGGCCCTGTCTCCCCCCCCTCCACCAACTACACCCCCGGCCCtgtctcccccccctcctccaccaACTACACCCCCGGCCCCTCCTCCAATCCCAAAGCCTCCGCTACTGTTATTATTGTTCAGGTTAGTTGGACCTCCAGGCCCAGCCTTCCCCAGGGGCAGAGGCACGGGATCCTTCCGAGGAAGAGCAGCCTTTTTGGGCTTGGGGGTGGTAACAGGCTTGGGTGGCCATTTGGAGCCCCCTGGTCCTCTGATGACAAGGGGAggctgtgattgttttccgtaGGAGGGGACTGCGTAGCTGTCCGTAGCCAGGTTGTAGAGCCCGTCGTGGGGCTGAGGAGGAGGGCTGTCTATTCCCATTCCCGAAACACCACCTCCTGCTCGGCCCTCTGGTTCATCATAGATGTGTTCGGTGTCGGTGAGTGACGATGACGATGCTTTTTCCGCCTGTCCCCCGAGCGAACGCATGTTaccgcctccccctcctcctcctcctctccctcctcttcgtCCTCCTTCCTCCAGCCCCATAACACCCATCTTCTGTATCAGATCCAAACCGATCTGATCATAGAGGTCTGAATAGAGGGGATCAGGCTGGTTGTTGCTATGGTTTCGACCTCCCTCGTCACCGAGGGGTCGGAGTCGGGGGGTGGGGATGGGAAGGTTTGGGGGGTTGGGGGTCTGTGTCTTGATAGTAtcaacagggtcagagtagagaCAGTCaccggcagagagagaggagacgcgGACAGAGTCAGCGGGTTCAGAGTACACACTACCCTGTTCCTCTTGAGACGGGGGCGCTCCTACTCCTTTACCTAAGACGACAAATACTTTATTAATCAATATTAAATTGGTTTGTCAGTCGTCAGCATGCACACATAGTCACGAAAAAAGACAACAATCAAAGTACTTAAAACAAGATAGCAAAAACATCAAATGTTTACAATCCAAATACAATAATCAGATCACAGCTTCCTCCTcctaattataattataataatacatcTAATTTTAGGCGCTTTTCAAAACCCCCAAAGTCACATTAAACATGATGAGACGAACCTCCTCGAGTCATGGGCGAGCGTGGGGGCGTCCCGCCCACTCCTATCACCAACGGCGGTGGCTCTGGTAAACTCCTCCCTTTTTGGTTCTGATTttggctcttccctccatctccctccctcctcccgaaCACTCCGTCGGCTGATCCAGGCTTACTCCCTCCGGAACTGGAATCCCCATCCAGATCCCGGTTACTGCTGTTGCTGTCGACTACCAAGCCACCGCCCGTTGCCACGGCGTTGCGTTGCTGCATGAGGGCAGGGCTAGGGTCATATTCGAGGCTGCTTAAATGGTAGCTGAGATTGCACTCCTCGGCCAGGGCTTTCTGTGATTGGATGGCCTGCTCCACTATGAGGAAGATCTCGTTACCCTGTTTGGTCTCGAAGTTGAAGTTCCCCGGACCAGACTCACAGCGCCGCCCCGCCTCGAACGAAAACATCACctgaaaacaaaaaaacaaaacaatgttaTACAACATAATCTACATTCTAGAGGTCAGAAAGGAGGGACAAACAAGCTTTCGTTTTATTTTGAAGATAATGTATAACGCCTCAGTGTTATTGTCTCTACTCTGTGGACTTGTATTTTGAAAGTGATATGATTCATTAGACATCAGGCAATATAAATAAAACATCAGCCTTGGTCATCCCCATGACAACAACCCCCAGCTCCTAAAAAGCATCTCTCAAGCCACTGACTGAAAAGAAAGCAGGTCATTGTCATGGTTATGTAGTAAAACCCACAGGTAGGGGTAATAGTAATAACCCCAGGTAGTGGTATTAGTAATAACCccaggtagtggtaatagtaATAACCCCAGGTAGTGGTATTAGTAATAACCCCAGGTAGTGGTATTAGTAATAACCccaggtagtggtaatagtaATAACCCCAGGTAGTGGTAACAGTAATAACCCCAGGTAGTGGTATTAGTAATAACCccaggtagtggtaatagtaATAACCccaggtagtggtaatagtaATAACCCCAGGTAGTGGTATTAGTAATAACCccaggtagtggtaatagtaATAACCCCAGGTAGTGGTAACAGTAATAACCCCAGGTGGTGGTATTAGTAATAACCccaggtagtggtaatagtaATAACCccaggtagtggtaatagtaATAACCCCAGGTAGTGGTAATAACCCCAGGTAGTGGTAACAGTAATAACCccaggtagtggtaatagtaATAACCccaggtagtggtaatagtaATAACCCCAGGTAGTGGTATTAGTAATAACCccaggtagtggtaatagtaATAACCccaggtagtggtaatagtaATAACCCCAGGTAGTGGTAATAACCccaggtagtggtaatagtaATAACCCCAGGTAGTGGTAATAACCCCAGGTAGTGGTATTAGTAATAACCccaggtagtggtaatagtaATAACCCCAGGTAGTGGTAACAGTAATAACCCCAAGTGGTGGTATTAGTAATAACCCCAGGTGGTGGTAACAGTAATAACCCCAGGTAGTGGTAACAGTAATAACCccaggtagtggtaatagtaATAACCCCAGGTAGTGGTATTAGTAATAACCCCAGGTAATGGTATTAGTAGTAACCccaggtagtggtaatagtaATAACCCCAGGTAGTGGCAATAGTAATAACCCCAGGTAGTGGTAATAACCccaggtagtggtaatagtaATAACCCCAGGTAGTGGTATTAGTAATAACCCCAGGTAGTGGTATTAGTAGTAACCccaggtagtggtaatagtaATAACCCCAGGTAGTGGTATTAGTAATAACCccaggtagtggtaatagtaATAACCccaggtagtggtaatagtaATAACCccaggtagtggtaatagtaATAACCCCAGGTAATGATATTAGTAGTAACCccaggtagtggtaatagtaATAACCCCAGGTAATGGTAATAGTAATAACCccaggtagtggtaatagtaATAACCccaggtagtggtaatagtaATAACCCCAGGTAGTGGTATTAGTAATAACCCCAGGTAGTGGTATTAGTAATAACCCCAGGTAGTGGTATTAGTAATAACCccaggtagtggtaatagtaATAACCccaggtagtggtaatagtaATAACCCCAGGTAGTGGTATTAGTAATAACCCCAGGTAGTGGTATTAGTAATAACCccaggtagtggtaatagtaATAACCccaggtagtggtaatagtaATAACCCCAGGTAGTGGTATTAGTAATAACCCCAGGTGGTGGTAACAGTAATAACAAAAATTGGCGGGAAACagctgagtgcattctggagagctgagcccatgcattctggagagctgagcccatgcattctggagagctgagcccatgcattctggagagctgagcccATGCATTCTGGAAAGCTGAGcccatgcattctggagagctgagcccatgcatt from Coregonus clupeaformis isolate EN_2021a unplaced genomic scaffold, ASM2061545v1 scaf0090, whole genome shotgun sequence harbors:
- the dok1b gene encoding docking protein 1b, with the protein product MDTHVKEGQLYVQHQKFIKKWKKNWFVLYPASQNGIARLEFYDCSGGGASDKPNTKKLDKKIIRLSDCISILPSLTEACPKDNMSAFCVETNDKTHVLAAERSVSTEWVEKMCEIAFGGVSGSSSSVSDSNGKTNLEMAENLIYYSREEVNEFWVSVQRTEASERCGLLGTYWLKADNDSLILKESKTKSSLLIWPYKLLRRYGRDRVMFSFEAGRRCESGPGNFNFETKQGNEIFLIVEQAIQSQKALAEECNLSYHLSSLEYDPSPALMQQRNAVATGGGLVVDSNSSNRDLDGDSSSGGSKPGSADGVFGRREGDGGKSQNQNQKGRSLPEPPPLVIGVGGTPPRSPMTRGGKGVGAPPSQEEQGSVYSEPADSVRVSSLSAGDCLYSDPVDTIKTQTPNPPNLPIPTPRLRPLGDEGGRNHSNNQPDPLYSDLYDQIGLDLIQKMGVMGLEEGGRRGGRGGGGGGGGNMRSLGGQAEKASSSSLTDTEHIYDEPEGRAGGGVSGMGIDSPPPQPHDGLYNLATDSYAVPSYGKQSQPPLVIRGPGGSKWPPKPVTTPKPKKAALPRKDPVPLPLGKAGPGGPTNLNNNNSSGGFGIGGGAGGVVGGGGGGDRAGGVVGGGGGDRAGGVGGEGGGEGRHTQLYSKVSRHKPPPIPWYPHTGLRSPDIIYDNLGDI